CCCCACGCTCGCTCTGGTGCTCAGTCAGGTCGTGCTGTCGTTCGGCATCCCGTTCGCGCTGATCCCGCTCGTCGCCCTCACCGCGCAGCGCCGCACGCTGGGCGTGTGGGCGAACAGGGCCTGGACCACCGCGGCCGGCATCATCGCCTCGGTGCTGCTCATCGCGCTGAACGCGGCACTGCTCTGGCTCGTGCTGACCGGCGCCTGAGGCACGGATAGGCTCGGAGTCATGTCTGCCGAGATCGCCCGTCGCAACGTCCGCATCCTCACCTGGATCGGCATCGCGACGGGCGTGATCGGCGGTCTGCTGGTCGCCTTCCCGAAGGTCGTCGGCGCCGGTGGCCCGTGGGTGCAGCTCGCACTGGGCATCGCGACCCTCGTGCTCGCGTTCCGCGCACGCAAGATCGGCATCGCCGACATCGAGGGCTTCGATGGACGCCTGTCGCTCTTCGCCGCCCTGCTCGGCTTCCTCGTGGTGTTCTTCGCCGGTCAGGCCGCCTTCGGCATCCTCGTCGCCGTGGCGAACCCCTGATCACCGACCCCTGACCGCTAGGCCGTGACAAACCCCGTCACCAGGTACAGCACGAGCGACAACCCGGCGGCGATCCCGGCGTAGGGAAGGATCGCCAGCATGAGGTTGATCGGTTTGATGCCGATCGACCGCGAGGCGAGGATGATGCCGTCGCCGTAGAGGCACGTGGTGCTGCCCAGCGCGGCGCCGGAGAACACCGCCGCGCCCGCGAGGATCGGATCGGCCCCGAGAGCGATCGCGAGCGGAAGCACCACCGGGGTGATCACGGCGGCGAGATCCCAGAACGATCCGGTCGCGTACGCGTAGATGCCGCACACCGCGAACACGATCGCGGGCAGCAGCGCCGGGGTGAGCACCGGCTCGGTGACCTGGATCACGAACTCGGCGAGCTGCAGGGTGACGTTCATCTCCTGCACCATGAAGGCGAGAACCGTGAGGATCATCACGAACAGCATGCTCTCGATACCCTCGAGCGCGGCATCCAGCACCCCACGGATGCTGAGTCGACGCTGCAGGAGCACGATGACGACGGTGACGGCCAGCGCCGCAGCGGTGCCGGCGACCACGTTCGCGTTGGTCATGATCGTCACCCCGACCAGAACGACCATGGCGATCAGGAAGCCCCACGGCTGCGGCTTTCGCGTGGTGTCGGTCGAGGTCGCGAGTGCCGTCGCGACCCGCTGTGCCGTCGAGCCGTCCGGGTCGTCGGCGCGCAGCTCGCTCAGCAGCGCCACACCCTCGGCGCGGCGCTCCTCGTCGGTCGTGCCGATCGGGAAGACATCGCCGTCTCGCTCCGCCCGCAGCGCATCGCGTCTGATCACGCCGAACTTCGGCAGCCAGCCGATGCTCATCAGTAGCGCGACCGCAAGCGCGGCCCAGCCGAAGAAGATGTACGGGATGGCCTGCAGGTAGGCGCCGAAGCCGGAGCCGTCCACCGTGACGCCCTGCGCCTCGAACAGGCCGGAGAAGAACAGCGCCCACGTCGACACGGGGATCAGCACGGCGATCGGCGCGGCCGTCATCTTCATGATCGCGCCGAGCTGCGTACGCGGCACCCGGTAGCGGTCGGTGACCTGCTTCATCGAGGTGCCGGTGGTGAGCACGTTGAGGTAGTCGTCGACGAACAGCACGATCGACAGCAGGAAGGTCAGCACGGTCGACTTGCGACGCGAGGTCACGAACCGCTCCGCCCACGATGCGAAGTCGGTGACGATGCCCGACTTCTCGAACAGCATCATCAGGATGCCGAACAGCGCGACGATCAGCAGCAGCCACTGCGCGGTGGCGTTCGAGAGCGCCTTGCCGGTGTACTCGACCCAGATGTCGAAGCCGCCCCAGCCGCCGAGGATCAGCGCTCCGGCGACGGTGCCGCAGAACAGGGCGAAGAGGGTGCGACGGGTGGCGACCGCGACGACGAGGATCACCGCGATGGGGAGGAGGGCGAGAGCGCCGAATTCTGGCATGGAAGTCACCTCAGTGTGAAGGGCGAGCAGAAGTCTTGCAGGGGTGCGGGGGCGAGTCCCGGGTCAGGACTCGACGCCGCCGACGACCGTCCCCTGTACGGGCAGATCGGGGAGGTCATCCGGGGAGACGTGCAGCGGGTTCTCCGCCCACACGGCGTAGTCGGCCCGGAAACCGGGGGCGATGCGGCCGAGATCGGCGTCGCCCTGGGCTCGGGCGGCGCCGATGGTGTAGCCGTGCAGCGCCTGGTAAGGAGTGAGGACCTGCTCCGGCTCGAAGACCGGGGCGTTGCGGTCACCGGGACGCCGACGCAGCATCGCCCACGCGAGGCCGATGCGTGCGTCGTTCTGCGCGATGGGCCAGTCCGAGCCCAGGGCGAGGGGCGCTCCGGCATCCCAGTAGTCGCGCACACGCCAGGCGCGGGCGGCACGTTCGTGCCCCAGCTTGCGCGACCAATCGTCCGAGCCGTCTGCCTTGCGCCACTGCATGTGCAGCGGCTGCATGGATGCCGTGATGCCGGCGGCGGCGATCCGCGCGACGTCTACGTCCGTCGTCGTCTCGAGGTGCTCGATGCGATGCGGAGCACCGGTGGCACTGCGCACTCCGGCAGCGAGGTACGCGTCGACGACCTCGCCGACCGCTCGGTCGCCGATCGCATGCGTCGCGACCTGGAATCCGGCGTCGGCGTACCGACGGACCGTACGGGCGTAGGCCGCGGCATCCTTCCAGAACGGCTCCCGCCCCTCACCAGCGGTGTCGGGCTCGTACAGCCATGCGGTGCCGGTCTCGACCACACCGTCGGCGTAGAGCTTGACCACACCGCCGCGCCAGCGATCGCCCCGGCGGTCACGCACTCCGAGGTTGAGAGCCGTCCGTTCCGCATCGAACCCGGGCTCATGGTCGATGGCCGAGACGATGCGGATCGGGAGGCCGGGGCCCTGCTCCAGCGCGTCCAGCAGCTCGAGGGTCGCGAAACCGCCGTCCATGATCGTTCCGCCGGTGAGGCCGGAGCCACGGAGTCCGCGCAGCAGCTCGTGCCCGACTGCCAGTGTCTGCGCACGACTGAGCGCGGGGGCACGCAATCGCACCGGCTCATAGGCGCCGAGTTCGCGTAGCTCGCCGGTCGGGGATCCGTCGGAATCGGTGACGATGCGCGAGGAATCCTCGAAGTCGCGGGCGCCCGTGATCCCGGCCCGGCCCATACCGGCACGGCTGGCGAGCGCGGTGTGGCCGTCGAACAGGATCAGCAGCGTCGGGAGCCCGCGCACGGCATCCTCGATGGCCTCGGCCGTCATCGGGAGGTCGTGAAACACGTCGTAGTCGACGTTCCACCCCCGCACCCACGGATCGGCGTCGGCGGCGAGCGCCCGATCCGCCTCGGAGCGGAGCGCCGCGAGCAGGGCGGCGCCGGAGGTGATGCCGCCGAGGTCGATGCCGGCGGTCAGCTCGATCCCCTGGATCGGATGCAGGTGTGCATCGATGAGCCCAGGCGTCACGGCCGCACCGCCGAGGTCGTGCACGACGGTACGGGGTCCCCGCAGTTCGCGCACCAGCGCGTCGTCGCCGACGGCGAGGAAGCGGCCGCCGCGCACGGCGAACGCTGTGGCCTGCGGGCGGCGCGGGTCCATCGTGACCACGTGCGCGCCGGTGACAATGGTGTCGACGTCGAAACCGGTCATGACTGTGCTTTCGTCAGTATTGAAAGAGTTTCAATAAAGTAGCAGACACAAGAGCAGAATCGAGCACGATGACGAAAACTCCGCGCAGCGTCGGTCGCCCGTCGACACAGGTGCTCACCGAGGAGAGCATCCTGAAGGCGGCGTTCCGGCTCAGCGCACAGCGCACTCCGCGCCAGTTCACGATGACCGCTCTGGCGGAATCGCTCGGCGTGCGCACCTCAGCGCTCTACCACCACTTCGCCAATCGCGACGCCGTGATCCGGGCGATGCGCGGGCAGGTCAGTCGCGCGCTCGTCTCCCCCGTGCTGCATGAGATGGCCGTGGAAGACGCGCTCCTGGCCTGGGCACACAGCTACCGTGACGCCGCCATCCGCGCCCCCGAGGCCATGGTGATGCTCGCTATGTCTCCGATCGACGCGGATGAGGCATCGTTCGCCGACTACGAGCAGATCGCGCGCCTTCTCACCGACGATGGCTGGCCGACCGAGACAATCGTCGACACGATCGTCGCTCTCGAGTCCTTCATCATCGGCTCCGCACTCGATGCCCTCGCGCCGGCGGACAACATGTCGCCCCAGCACCTCGCATCCGAGTTCCCCGTCTTCGCGGAGGCAGAGTCCGCCCGCGCGCGCCTGAGCGACGCCCCCGCCCGCCGCACCTTCGAGATCGGGGTGCGCGCCCTGATCCGCGGCCTGACCTCGTGGGCCCGCGACCCCCTGATCTAGACTGTTCCGGTGGCATCTCCGGCAGCAGACGACTACCTGAAGACGGTGTACGCGCACACCGAATGGCAGGACGCACCGATCACCCCGTCGGTCTTGGCCGCCAAGCTCGGCATCGCACCGTCATCAGTCACCGAGATGGTGAAGAAGCTCGCCGCCGCGGGTCTCGTCTCACACGTGCCCTACGGCGCGGTGCGGTTGACGGATGCCGGCACACGCCGCGCCCTCGCGATGGTGCGCCGCCACCGACTCGTCGAGACCTGGCTCGTGCGCGAGTTCGACTACGGCTGGCACGAGGTGCACGACGAGGCCGAGGTGCTCGAGCACACCATCAGCGATCG
The sequence above is drawn from the Candidatus Microbacterium colombiense genome and encodes:
- a CDS encoding Na+/H+ antiporter NhaC family protein is translated as MPEFGALALLPIAVILVVAVATRRTLFALFCGTVAGALILGGWGGFDIWVEYTGKALSNATAQWLLLIVALFGILMMLFEKSGIVTDFASWAERFVTSRRKSTVLTFLLSIVLFVDDYLNVLTTGTSMKQVTDRYRVPRTQLGAIMKMTAAPIAVLIPVSTWALFFSGLFEAQGVTVDGSGFGAYLQAIPYIFFGWAALAVALLMSIGWLPKFGVIRRDALRAERDGDVFPIGTTDEERRAEGVALLSELRADDPDGSTAQRVATALATSTDTTRKPQPWGFLIAMVVLVGVTIMTNANVVAGTAAALAVTVVIVLLQRRLSIRGVLDAALEGIESMLFVMILTVLAFMVQEMNVTLQLAEFVIQVTEPVLTPALLPAIVFAVCGIYAYATGSFWDLAAVITPVVLPLAIALGADPILAGAAVFSGAALGSTTCLYGDGIILASRSIGIKPINLMLAILPYAGIAAGLSLVLYLVTGFVTA
- a CDS encoding amidohydrolase, producing MTGFDVDTIVTGAHVVTMDPRRPQATAFAVRGGRFLAVGDDALVRELRGPRTVVHDLGGAAVTPGLIDAHLHPIQGIELTAGIDLGGITSGAALLAALRSEADRALAADADPWVRGWNVDYDVFHDLPMTAEAIEDAVRGLPTLLILFDGHTALASRAGMGRAGITGARDFEDSSRIVTDSDGSPTGELRELGAYEPVRLRAPALSRAQTLAVGHELLRGLRGSGLTGGTIMDGGFATLELLDALEQGPGLPIRIVSAIDHEPGFDAERTALNLGVRDRRGDRWRGGVVKLYADGVVETGTAWLYEPDTAGEGREPFWKDAAAYARTVRRYADAGFQVATHAIGDRAVGEVVDAYLAAGVRSATGAPHRIEHLETTTDVDVARIAAAGITASMQPLHMQWRKADGSDDWSRKLGHERAARAWRVRDYWDAGAPLALGSDWPIAQNDARIGLAWAMLRRRPGDRNAPVFEPEQVLTPYQALHGYTIGAARAQGDADLGRIAPGFRADYAVWAENPLHVSPDDLPDLPVQGTVVGGVES
- a CDS encoding helix-turn-helix domain containing protein; protein product: MTKTPRSVGRPSTQVLTEESILKAAFRLSAQRTPRQFTMTALAESLGVRTSALYHHFANRDAVIRAMRGQVSRALVSPVLHEMAVEDALLAWAHSYRDAAIRAPEAMVMLAMSPIDADEASFADYEQIARLLTDDGWPTETIVDTIVALESFIIGSALDALAPADNMSPQHLASEFPVFAEAESARARLSDAPARRTFEIGVRALIRGLTSWARDPLI
- a CDS encoding metal-dependent transcriptional regulator, encoding MASPAADDYLKTVYAHTEWQDAPITPSVLAAKLGIAPSSVTEMVKKLAAAGLVSHVPYGAVRLTDAGTRRALAMVRRHRLVETWLVREFDYGWHEVHDEAEVLEHTISDRLLEGIDARLGRPRFDPHGDAIPDADGRVEREPFVLLADALEGHVGRVLRVSDEDPEILRAVEAAGIAVGVEVSVTSGGFSVDGTQAEIVHAADVIWLTA